In Microbacterium sp. zg-Y818, the genomic window CGTGCGCGCCCTCCACGCGGCGGGCGCAGCGGTCGTCGTCGCCGACCTGCTCGACGACGAAGGCACGGCCCTCGTCGAAGAGCTCGGTCCGCGCGCCACGTTCGTGCACCTCGACGTCACCGAGGAAGAGGAATGGGATGCCGCCGTGGCGGTGTCCATGGCGCGCTTCGGCGCGCTCGACGTGCTCGTCAACAACGCCGGCATCGCCAACGCGGCACCCATCGAGCACTACTCCACGGCGAAGTGGCATGCCGTGATCGCGGTGAACCTCACCGGCACCTTCTTCGGCTGCCGCGCGGCGGTGCCGGCGATGGCCGCCGGCGGCGGCGGCTCGATCGTGAACATCTCGTCGGTGGAGGGGCTGCGAGGAAGCCCCGGCCTGCACGGATACACCGCCGCGAAGTTCGGCGTGCGGGGGCTGACGAAATCCCTCGCCGTCGAGCTCGGCCCGCGCGGCATCCGCGTGAACTCCGTGCACCCGGGGCTGATCCTCACCGACATGACGACGCGCATCGACCCCGCGCGCATCGACATCCCCCTGGGCAGGCCGGGCACCCCCGACGATGTCGTCGGCACGATCGTGTTCCTCGCCTCCGACGCGTCGCGCTTCACCAGCGGCGCCGAGTTCGTCGTCGACGGCGGCATGATCACCGGAATCCCCCACAAATAGCACCCTGGTCACCGCAGCCGCCTGCTTTCGAATGCAACATACCGGCTGGTCGGTTTATGAGGTACAGTGGGGCCACCCGACACGAAGAGGTGCCGATGTCCTCCCTTGCCCCACCCGCTCCGCGGCTCGCCGTCACCGACCTGACCGTGACCTTCGGCGGCCTCACCGCGCTGCAGGACGTGTCGTTCGACGTCGCGCCGGCACAGGTCGTCGCCCTCATCGGACCGAACGGCGCCGGCAAGACAACGGTCTTCAACGCGGTGTGCGCGCTCGTCCGCAGCCGCGGCACCATCGTGCTCGACGGCCAGGCCATCCCGGCGCGCACGTCAGCGCTCACCGGCCGGGGCGTCGCGCGCACGCTGCAGGGCCTGGGCCTCTTCGACGGGGCCACCGTGCGCGAGAACGTCACGGTCCCCCTGAGCGGTCGCGGCACCCGCAAGAATGCCGCCGCCCGCGTGACCGCCGAACTCGCCACCCACGATCTGCTCGATGTGGCAGACGTTCCCGTCGCCGCACTGCCCTACCCGGTGCGCAAGCGCGTGGCGCTCGCGCGCGCCCTCGTCACCGACCCCCGCCTGCTGCTGCTGGACGAACCGGCCGGCGGCCTCGGCCACGACGACATCGCGGCCCTGGCGGGCACCGTACGCGCCACCGCCGACGCCGGCTGCGCGGTGCTGCTGGTCGAGCACCACGTCGACTTCGTCATGTCGGTCGCCGACCGCGTCGTCGTGCTGGACTTCGGGCGGGTGATCGCCCGCGGCACCCCCGACGAGGTGCGCAGCGACCCCGCCGTCGAAGAGGCGTACCTCGGGCTGAAGGCGACGGCATGAACGGCGCGCTGTCTTTTCACGAGCTCACCGTCGGCTACGGCGGCGAGCCGGTGCTGCACGACGTGTCGTTCGCGCTCGAGCCCGGAGAGATCGTCGCGCTCCTGGGCGCCAACGGCGCCGGCAAGACCACGCTGCTGCGCGCCCTCGCGGGGTTCGTGCGGCCGCTGCGCGGCGGCATCCGCCTCGACGGCGACGACCTCGCCCGGCTCAGCCCCGAGGACCGCGCCCGCCGCGGCATCGCCCAGGTTCCCGAGGGACGCAGCGTCGTGGCGGAGCTGACGGTCGACGAGAACCTGCGCCTGGGTGCGCTGTGGCGACACCGCGGCCGCGCCCGCGAGACGGCGATCGCCGAGATCTACGATCTGTTCGAGCCGCTCGCCCGCCGCCGCTCCGCGGACGGCCACCAGCTCTCCGGCGGCGAGCGCCAGATGCTCGCGCTCGGGCGCGCACTGGTGTCGCGCCCCCGCGTGCTCACGCTCGACGAGCCGTCGCTGGGACTGGCTCCGCTCGTGGTCGCCCAGCTGATGGCGACCCTCCGCGACGCCGCCGCACGGGATGACATGACCGTGCTGCTGGCGGAGCAGAACATCACCAGCGCCCTGTCGATCGCCGACCGCGGGGTCGTGCTCGACCTCGGACGCATCGTGGCGGATGCCGCAGCATCCGCCCTCGCCGACGACACCGCCCTGCGCCACGCCTACCTGGGATTCTGATGGACCGACTCGCCTTCCTGCTCGCCACCGGCCTCGCCCGCGGCGCGATCTTCGCCCTGTTCGCCCTATCGCTCGTGCTCATCTGGCGCGCCGCGCGCATCATCAACTTCGCCCAGGGCGCCATGGCGCTGGTGGCGACGTACCTGGCGTTCGCCGTCACCGCCCTGACCGGCTCGTACGCGGCGGGCCTCGCCGCCGGCGTGCTCGGCGGCGCCGCGATGGGCTTCGTCGTCGAGCGGGGCCTCATGCGCCACGCGCCGCACCGCTCTCCCCTGGCCGGCATCATCATCGCCATCGGGCTGGTGATGGTGCTGCAGTCGCTGCTGGGCATCTTCTTCGGACCGCAGTACCGGCCGATGGCGGCGCCGTTCGATGAGACGCCCATCTTCGTCGGCGGGGTGCCGCTGCTCTCCCCCTACGACCTGTTCGTGCTGGTCGTGGCCCTGTCGGTCATGGGGATCCTCGCGCTGCTGTTCACCCGCACCTCTCTCGGACTGCAGCTGCGCGCATCGGCCTTCGCGCCCGAGGTGTCGCGCCTGCTCGGGGTGCGCGTGGATCGCATGGTGACGATCGGCTGGATGCTGTCGGCCGCGGTGGCAGCGCTCGCGGCGCTGCTGCTGATCCCCACCGAGCTGGGGCTCAACCCCCATTCCACCGACGTCCTCTTCGTCTACGCATTCACCGTCGCGGTCGTCGGCGGACTGGACTCCCCCGTCGGCGCACTGCTCGGCGGCCTGACCGTAGGGGTGGTCATGAGCCTCGTCACCGGGTATCTCGGGTCGACCGTGGCGCCGATCGGCGTGCTGGTGCTGCTGGTGGCGGTGCTGCTGGTCAAACCGGGCGGCGTCTTCTCGATGCGACAGGCGCGCACCGCATGAACCGCCGCCTGCGTCCGCGCCTGTTCCCCGGCCTGACCGGCATGCCCCGCGTGCTGACGATCGCCGCCCTTCTCACCGTGCTCGCGCTGGGTGGAACATTCCTGCTCGACCCGTTCCGCAACTTCCAGCTCGGCACTGCTGCGGCGTACTTCTGCGCCGTCGCCGGGCTCAGCCTGCTCATCGGGCTGAGTGGGCAGCTGTCGCTCGGCCACGCCGCGCTGATGGCCGCGGGCGGCTACGGCTACGCCCTCACGTCGAACGCCCTGACGGATGCCGGCGTCGACGGCGTGCTGCGCTTCGTCGTCTCCCTCGTGGCCGGGGTCGCGATCGCGTGCCTGCTCGGCCTGCTGCTGGGCCTCGCCGCCGCGCGGCTGCACGGCCCCTACCTCGCCGGTCTGACACTGGCATTGGTCGTCGCCGTTCCCGCCATCACCAGCGTGTGGTCGGGTGTCTTCCGCGGCGACCAGGGACTGCAGACGGCTTACAACCCGGTGCCGACGGCGCTGGAGCGGCTGATCGCGCTGGAGCAGTGGCAGGCGTGGGTTGCGATCATCGTGGCATCCGTCGTCGTCACCGCACTCGCCCTCGTGCGGCGGGGCGCCCTGGGCCTGCGGATGCGGGCCGTCCGCGACGACGAGACCGCCGCGCGGCTGAACGGCGTTCCCGCCCGGCGCGTCAAGGTGACCGCGTTCACCCTCAGCGCCGCCGCGGCCGGCGCGGGCGGTGCGGTGCTCTGCTTCATCACGCAGTCCGTCGGCCCCGGCGGTTACACGCTGGCGTTCTCGCTGCTGCTGGTCGTGGCTGCCGTCCTCGGCGGACTCGGGAGCATCGGCGGCGCCGCCATCGGCTCGGTCGTGATCGTGGTGCTGCCCTGGGCCCTCGGCGCTGGCGCCGGCGCCCTCGACCTGCCCCGCGAGCTCGAGCAGCGCCTGTCGGGCAACCTGTCGCTCCTCGTCTTCGGTGCGCTGCTGATCGTCGTCATGATCCTGCGCCCCGACGGCGTGGCGGGTCTGGCGGGCACGTTGCGGCGTCGGCGTGCCGGGTCCGTCCCCGCACCAGCGGGGTCCGCGTCGACTGCGGGGCCTGACTCGCCGCTGCCTTCTGCCGCCGCGGCATCCGACGCTCCGGAATCCTCCGACCCTTCCCGCACCATCCCGATTGAAAGGTGATCCCATGTCCCAACAGAGCTCGACGCTGCGCTCTGCCGCCCGTCGCACGGGCGGTCTGATCGCGGCATCCGTCCTTGCTGTCAGCCTCGCGGCCTGCAGCACCCCCTCGGCACCGGCAGCGGGCGGTGACGACGAGGCCGCAGGCGACAGCACCGGTGTGACCGACACGACCGTCACCGTCGGCACCCACACGCCGCTGACCGGCCCGGCCGCCGCCGGCTACTCGTCGATCTCCGCCGCCACGAACGCGTACTTCGACTACCTCAACGACCAGGGCGGGGTGAACGGGCGCACGATCGAGTACATCGTGAAGGACGACGGGTACAACCCGGCCAACTCGCAGACGGTCGTGCGGGAGCTCGTGCAGCAGGACGAGGTCTTCGCGATCCTCAACGGCCTCGGCACGGCGACCCACCAGTCGGTGCTGGACTTCCTCGACCAGAACTCGGTGCCCGACCTGTTCGTGGCATCCGGCTCGACCGCCTGGAACCAGCCCGAGACCTACCCGAACACCTTCGGCTTCAACGCCGACTACGTCGTCGAGGGCGCGGCGCTCGGCCAGTACGCCGCCGACGAGTTCCCCGACGCGGCGGTGTGCATGCTCGGTCAGGACGACGACTTCGGCGACGAATTCCTCGAAGGGCTGGAGATGGCCCTCGGCGCGGACGGCCTCACCGAGGTGCAGCGGTACTCGGTGTCGAACCAGGACGTCACCGCGCAGATCGGCGCGCTGCAGGCCGCCGGATGCGACATCGTGACGCTGGCGACCATCAACGGCTTCACCGCGCTCGCGGTCGGAACCGCGGCGCAGCTGGGCTGGTTCCCGCAGTGGTTCGGCTCCTCGTCGGGCGCCGACTACCCCACCCTCGTGGGCTACCTCGGCGAGGACATGGCGCCGAAGCTGCTGCAGGGCTTCACCGGCACCAACTACCTGCCGATGGCCGACGACGAGTGGGTCGAGCTCTTCCGCGAGATCAACACGGAGTACAACGGCGACGCCCCCTTCGACGGCAACACGATCTTCGGCATGAGCGTGGGGTACGTCTTCGCCGAGGCGCTGGCCGCGGCGGGCGAGAACCCGACGCGTGAGGCCCTCATCGAGGCGGTGCGGTCAGGCGACCTCGTGGGCAACGGCATCCTGCCGCTGGCGTTCGGTCCCGACAGCCACGCCGCGTATCTGGGCGTCGGCATCACGACGGTGGACCAGGGCGTGCAGGACTACATCGACGCGACCTACGAGGTTCGCGACGGCAGTGTGACGGCAGTGGACCCGCAGCCGGTGCCGCTGTCAGGCGCAGGAGTCCCCGGCGCCTGACGCCGAGCGCGTCATCCCACAACACCCCCTGACGGGCCCGAGGGCTCCGCCAGGGGGTGTTGTGCGTCTGGCGCGGCGGGCACGCGCAACGCCGCGCCGGGGGATCCCCCGGCGCGGCGTTCGTCCAGCAGGTTTCAGGTCAGGCGATGGGGCCCACCCCGGAGTCGGGGATCACGGCGGCGGCAGCGACGGTCGGCGCCGGCGAGAACCGCGCGACCAGCTCCCGCTTCAGCACCTTGCCGCTGCCGCCCAGCGGCAGATCCGCCAGCACGTGCACGGTCCGGGGGTACTTGTACGCCGCGATGCGCTCTCGTGTGAAGGCGATCAGCTCGTCGGCATCCACGCTGTGTCCGTCGTGCGGCACCACCGCCACGTGCACCTCCTGCCCGCGCAAGTCGTCGGGCACGCCGAAAACGGCTGCGACCGCGACGGCGGGATGCCGCGCGATCACGGCCTCCACCTCGGTCGGGTACACGTTGTAGCCGCTGCGCACGATCATGTCCTTCTTGCGGTCCACGATCGTCAGCACCCCGTCGACGAACCGGCCGAGGTCGCCGGTGCGGAACCACCCGTCGACGATCGTCGCCGCGGTCGCCTCGGGCCGCCCGAGATAGCCCTTGAACAGGTTGTGCCCGCGCACCACCACCTCGCCCAGCGCGTCGGGGTCGGTGAGCAGCGCGATCTGCTCCTCCTGCTCGGCATCGGCGATCGCCACGTCGACCCCCCAGAGGGGACGCCCCACGGTGCCGGGCCTGATCGGCTCCACCAGCGAGTTCGACGACACGATCGGCGCCGTCTCTGTCAGCCCGTAGCCCTCGTGCACATCGGCGCCGAAGACACCGCGGAACGCCTCGAGCACGGCGACGGGAAGCGCGGCGCCGCCCGAGACCGCGTACCGAAGCGGCGGCCGTGCCTCGCTGCGACGAGCGGCCTCCAGTATCCCGACGTACATCGTCGGCACCGCCGTGAACACGGTGGCCCCGTGGGCGACCATGAGGGCGAGCGCGTCGTCGGCGTCGAACCTCGGCAGCAGGATGATCGACGCCCCGACCCGGAACGCCATGTTCATCACGGCCGTCTGGCCGAACGTGTGGAACAGCGGCAGTCCGCCGAAGACGATGTCGCCGGAGTGCAGGTTGAACGAGTCGATGAGGGTGCAGTGCACCTGTTCGACGAGGGCCAGGTGCGAGCCGACGGCGCCCTTCGGGGTGCCTGTCGTGCCACTGGTGTAGAGGATCGTCGCCGGGTCC contains:
- a CDS encoding ATP-binding cassette domain-containing protein is translated as MSSLAPPAPRLAVTDLTVTFGGLTALQDVSFDVAPAQVVALIGPNGAGKTTVFNAVCALVRSRGTIVLDGQAIPARTSALTGRGVARTLQGLGLFDGATVRENVTVPLSGRGTRKNAAARVTAELATHDLLDVADVPVAALPYPVRKRVALARALVTDPRLLLLDEPAGGLGHDDIAALAGTVRATADAGCAVLLVEHHVDFVMSVADRVVVLDFGRVIARGTPDEVRSDPAVEEAYLGLKATA
- a CDS encoding ABC transporter ATP-binding protein, translating into MNGALSFHELTVGYGGEPVLHDVSFALEPGEIVALLGANGAGKTTLLRALAGFVRPLRGGIRLDGDDLARLSPEDRARRGIAQVPEGRSVVAELTVDENLRLGALWRHRGRARETAIAEIYDLFEPLARRRSADGHQLSGGERQMLALGRALVSRPRVLTLDEPSLGLAPLVVAQLMATLRDAAARDDMTVLLAEQNITSALSIADRGVVLDLGRIVADAAASALADDTALRHAYLGF
- a CDS encoding glucose 1-dehydrogenase; this translates as MTSPFDLTGRTALVTGGARGLGAAYVRALHAAGAAVVVADLLDDEGTALVEELGPRATFVHLDVTEEEEWDAAVAVSMARFGALDVLVNNAGIANAAPIEHYSTAKWHAVIAVNLTGTFFGCRAAVPAMAAGGGGSIVNISSVEGLRGSPGLHGYTAAKFGVRGLTKSLAVELGPRGIRVNSVHPGLILTDMTTRIDPARIDIPLGRPGTPDDVVGTIVFLASDASRFTSGAEFVVDGGMITGIPHK
- a CDS encoding branched-chain amino acid ABC transporter permease, yielding MDRLAFLLATGLARGAIFALFALSLVLIWRAARIINFAQGAMALVATYLAFAVTALTGSYAAGLAAGVLGGAAMGFVVERGLMRHAPHRSPLAGIIIAIGLVMVLQSLLGIFFGPQYRPMAAPFDETPIFVGGVPLLSPYDLFVLVVALSVMGILALLFTRTSLGLQLRASAFAPEVSRLLGVRVDRMVTIGWMLSAAVAALAALLLIPTELGLNPHSTDVLFVYAFTVAVVGGLDSPVGALLGGLTVGVVMSLVTGYLGSTVAPIGVLVLLVAVLLVKPGGVFSMRQARTA
- a CDS encoding branched-chain amino acid ABC transporter permease, coding for MNRRLRPRLFPGLTGMPRVLTIAALLTVLALGGTFLLDPFRNFQLGTAAAYFCAVAGLSLLIGLSGQLSLGHAALMAAGGYGYALTSNALTDAGVDGVLRFVVSLVAGVAIACLLGLLLGLAAARLHGPYLAGLTLALVVAVPAITSVWSGVFRGDQGLQTAYNPVPTALERLIALEQWQAWVAIIVASVVVTALALVRRGALGLRMRAVRDDETAARLNGVPARRVKVTAFTLSAAAAGAGGAVLCFITQSVGPGGYTLAFSLLLVVAAVLGGLGSIGGAAIGSVVIVVLPWALGAGAGALDLPRELEQRLSGNLSLLVFGALLIVVMILRPDGVAGLAGTLRRRRAGSVPAPAGSASTAGPDSPLPSAAAASDAPESSDPSRTIPIER
- a CDS encoding long-chain fatty acid--CoA ligase, with translation MTHRPDPAIDDPGYATLSVASILAESAQRHADRPALLFAGAMTTYAQLWNEVRAYAGALRDRGIRPGDRVAMIVPNVPDFARVYYAALSLGAVVVPVHLLFKAEEIAYVLRDAEADLFVVAAPLLGEALPAAAATGIPVVTVLLPAGTPSPAGDLPRLEDEAAAAEPIVRHTSTRPSDPATILYTSGTTGTPKGAVGSHLALVEQVHCTLIDSFNLHSGDIVFGGLPLFHTFGQTAVMNMAFRVGASIILLPRFDADDALALMVAHGATVFTAVPTMYVGILEAARRSEARPPLRYAVSGGAALPVAVLEAFRGVFGADVHEGYGLTETAPIVSSNSLVEPIRPGTVGRPLWGVDVAIADAEQEEQIALLTDPDALGEVVVRGHNLFKGYLGRPEATAATIVDGWFRTGDLGRFVDGVLTIVDRKKDMIVRSGYNVYPTEVEAVIARHPAVAVAAVFGVPDDLRGQEVHVAVVPHDGHSVDADELIAFTRERIAAYKYPRTVHVLADLPLGGSGKVLKRELVARFSPAPTVAAAAVIPDSGVGPIA
- a CDS encoding ABC transporter substrate-binding protein → MSQQSSTLRSAARRTGGLIAASVLAVSLAACSTPSAPAAGGDDEAAGDSTGVTDTTVTVGTHTPLTGPAAAGYSSISAATNAYFDYLNDQGGVNGRTIEYIVKDDGYNPANSQTVVRELVQQDEVFAILNGLGTATHQSVLDFLDQNSVPDLFVASGSTAWNQPETYPNTFGFNADYVVEGAALGQYAADEFPDAAVCMLGQDDDFGDEFLEGLEMALGADGLTEVQRYSVSNQDVTAQIGALQAAGCDIVTLATINGFTALAVGTAAQLGWFPQWFGSSSGADYPTLVGYLGEDMAPKLLQGFTGTNYLPMADDEWVELFREINTEYNGDAPFDGNTIFGMSVGYVFAEALAAAGENPTREALIEAVRSGDLVGNGILPLAFGPDSHAAYLGVGITTVDQGVQDYIDATYEVRDGSVTAVDPQPVPLSGAGVPGA